The following coding sequences are from one Reyranella humidisoli window:
- a CDS encoding FAD/NAD(P)-binding protein has product MDGVVERHSAGLDALEKIARHDLARLNYPPANWVPEKIGPDGRPVLDVLVVGAGMCGQTVGWGLTREGIRNIRVIERNTHGHEGPWNTTARMPILRSPKHLTGPDLGVPSLTFRAWYEAQHGAEGWEKLYKIPRLDWLSYLLWVRKVVDLKVENGVSLLKVEAAGDFLRASLSTGETVLTRKLVLANGRDGSGGFRWPSLPSFDPEHPSRAGRVYHTLEEIDFTQLEGKRLGILGVLATAIDNACTALEAGAREAICYARRPHLPQVNKSKGASFPGFQRGQGMLDDDWRWKIYTYMLAAGSPPPHESVLRAQKLPGFAFRFAEPWLDMSVDQDGVTVKTAKATERFDAVLIGTGFDIDLARRPEIASFAANATLWGDRRSPEDAQANAEAARYPYLGPGFELVEKVPGGTPHMGDIHLFNWGSILSHGALAGDIPGLFVGSTRLVQAISHALFRADVERHVQNMFAQEDPELAPTDYFVPRDKRSGTL; this is encoded by the coding sequence ATGGACGGTGTTGTCGAGCGGCATTCGGCGGGTTTGGACGCGCTCGAGAAGATCGCGCGTCACGACCTGGCGCGGTTGAACTATCCGCCAGCCAACTGGGTGCCCGAGAAGATCGGACCCGACGGCAGGCCTGTCCTCGACGTGCTCGTCGTCGGCGCCGGCATGTGCGGCCAGACGGTCGGCTGGGGTCTGACCCGTGAGGGCATCCGCAACATCCGTGTGATCGAGCGCAACACCCATGGCCACGAAGGGCCGTGGAACACCACGGCGCGCATGCCGATCCTGCGCTCGCCCAAGCATCTCACCGGCCCCGATCTCGGCGTGCCCTCCCTCACCTTCCGCGCCTGGTACGAGGCGCAGCACGGCGCCGAAGGCTGGGAGAAGCTCTACAAGATCCCGCGCCTCGATTGGCTTTCGTACCTGCTGTGGGTGCGCAAGGTCGTCGACCTGAAAGTCGAGAACGGCGTGTCGCTGCTCAAGGTCGAGGCGGCGGGCGATTTCCTTCGGGCGAGCCTGTCGACCGGTGAGACGGTGCTGACGCGCAAACTCGTGCTCGCCAACGGCCGCGACGGATCGGGTGGCTTCCGCTGGCCGTCGCTCCCTTCGTTCGATCCGGAGCACCCTTCCCGCGCGGGCCGCGTCTATCACACGCTGGAAGAGATCGACTTCACGCAACTCGAGGGCAAGCGCCTCGGCATCCTGGGCGTGCTCGCCACCGCGATCGACAATGCCTGCACGGCGCTGGAGGCCGGCGCACGCGAGGCAATCTGCTACGCGCGGCGGCCGCACCTGCCGCAGGTGAACAAGTCGAAGGGCGCGTCTTTCCCGGGCTTCCAGCGCGGCCAGGGCATGCTGGACGACGACTGGCGCTGGAAGATCTACACCTACATGCTGGCCGCCGGCTCGCCGCCGCCACACGAATCGGTCCTGCGCGCACAGAAGCTGCCGGGCTTCGCCTTCCGCTTCGCCGAGCCGTGGCTCGACATGAGCGTCGACCAGGACGGCGTGACGGTGAAGACGGCCAAGGCGACCGAACGCTTCGACGCCGTCCTGATTGGCACCGGCTTCGACATCGACCTGGCGCGGCGGCCCGAAATCGCTTCGTTCGCCGCCAACGCCACCCTGTGGGGCGACCGGCGCTCACCCGAGGACGCGCAGGCCAACGCCGAGGCCGCGCGCTATCCCTATCTTGGCCCGGGCTTCGAGCTGGTCGAGAAGGTGCCGGGCGGCACGCCACACATGGGCGACATCCATCTCTTCAACTGGGGCAGCATCCTGAGCCACGGGGCGCTGGCCGGCGACATTCCCGGCCTGTTCGTCGGCTCGACGCGTCTCGTCCAGGCGATCTCGCATGCGCTGTTCCGCGCGGACGTCGAGCGGCACGTGCAGAACATGTTCGCGCAGGAAGACCCGGAGCTGGCGCCGACGGACTATTTCGTGCCTCGCGACAAGCGGTCGGGCACGCTCTGA
- a CDS encoding GyrI-like domain-containing protein, giving the protein MTKIDFRKTLAALYAAPAGRFVEIDVPTLDFVKIDGEGDPNRAPAYRQAIEWLYPVSYAMKFAAKAIGKDYVVPPLEGLWWADDPADFVARRKERWRWTMMIMVPDFIELSFFDAAVEKAGRKLGDTPSSLRFETLTEGRALQTLHVGSYDDEGPTLARLHDEIMPAQGLTFAGPHHEIYLSDPRKTAASKLKTILRQPVRCRGPSLLSERPHPEERTQ; this is encoded by the coding sequence GTGACCAAGATCGACTTCAGGAAGACGCTGGCAGCGCTCTACGCCGCACCCGCCGGCCGATTCGTCGAGATCGACGTGCCGACGCTCGACTTCGTGAAGATCGATGGCGAAGGCGATCCCAACAGAGCTCCCGCCTACCGGCAGGCGATCGAGTGGCTCTATCCGGTGAGCTACGCGATGAAGTTCGCCGCAAAGGCGATCGGGAAGGATTACGTCGTGCCGCCGCTGGAAGGCCTGTGGTGGGCCGACGATCCGGCGGACTTCGTGGCCAGGCGCAAGGAACGCTGGCGCTGGACCATGATGATCATGGTGCCCGACTTCATCGAGCTTTCGTTCTTCGACGCTGCCGTCGAGAAAGCCGGCAGGAAACTCGGCGACACACCGTCGAGCCTGCGGTTCGAGACGCTTACCGAAGGCCGCGCGCTACAGACACTCCACGTCGGCAGCTACGATGACGAAGGCCCCACCCTCGCCCGTCTGCACGACGAGATCATGCCGGCCCAGGGCCTGACTTTCGCCGGGCCTCATCACGAGATCTATCTCAGCGATCCCCGCAAGACGGCCGCTTCCAAGCTCAAGACGATCCTGCGCCAGCCGGTGAGATGTAGAGGTCCTTCGCTGCTTTCCGAACGACCTCACCCTGAGGAGCGAACGCAGTGA
- a CDS encoding amino acid ABC transporter substrate-binding protein, protein MKKMFAAMALGAALALPAVPAMAGKDLDAVKARGQLVCGVAVGGIAGFMVVDNQGRWTGMNVDICRGVSAALFGDSEKVKYVPLSGQQRFTALQAGEVDLLSNNSTWTLTRDTALGLDFVGITYYDGQGFMVPKKLGVKSARELNGASICVLTGSTSELNIADYFRANKMSFKPVLFEDPDQSRSAFFNGRCDAYSGDQARLYATRIANAPNPDDYIVLPEVISKEPLGPVVRHGDNQFADIVRWTQYAMLEAEEYGITSKNVDEMLKSDNPAIKRILGVTPGMGKALGVDEKWVYNIIKQVGNYGESFERNVGSGSLLKIPRGQNALWTQGGLQYAPPIR, encoded by the coding sequence ATGAAGAAGATGTTCGCCGCGATGGCGCTCGGTGCGGCGCTTGCCCTGCCGGCGGTACCGGCGATGGCCGGCAAGGACCTCGATGCGGTGAAGGCACGCGGCCAGCTCGTCTGCGGCGTGGCGGTGGGCGGCATCGCGGGCTTCATGGTGGTCGACAACCAGGGCAGGTGGACCGGCATGAACGTCGACATCTGCCGTGGAGTCTCCGCCGCGCTGTTCGGCGATTCCGAGAAGGTGAAGTACGTGCCACTGTCCGGCCAGCAGCGCTTCACCGCGCTGCAGGCGGGCGAGGTCGACCTCCTGTCGAACAACTCGACTTGGACACTGACGCGCGACACCGCGCTCGGCCTCGATTTCGTCGGCATCACCTATTACGACGGCCAGGGATTCATGGTGCCGAAGAAGCTCGGCGTGAAGAGCGCCAGGGAGCTGAACGGTGCCTCGATCTGCGTGCTCACGGGCAGCACGTCCGAACTCAACATCGCCGACTATTTCCGCGCCAACAAAATGAGCTTCAAGCCGGTCCTGTTCGAGGACCCGGACCAGAGCCGCAGCGCCTTCTTCAATGGCCGGTGCGACGCCTATTCAGGCGACCAGGCCCGCCTCTACGCGACGCGCATTGCCAATGCGCCCAATCCCGACGACTACATCGTCCTGCCGGAAGTCATTTCGAAGGAGCCGCTGGGACCGGTCGTGCGTCACGGCGACAACCAGTTCGCCGACATCGTGCGCTGGACCCAGTATGCGATGCTGGAAGCGGAGGAGTACGGCATCACCTCGAAGAACGTCGACGAGATGCTGAAGAGCGACAATCCTGCGATCAAGCGCATCCTCGGAGTCACGCCGGGCATGGGCAAGGCCCTCGGGGTCGACGAGAAGTGGGTCTACAACATCATCAAGCAGGTCGGTAACTACGGCGAGAGCTTCGAGCGCAACGTCGGCTCGGGCTCGCTGCTCAAGATCCCGCGCGGCCAGAACGCGCTGTGGACCCAGGGCGGCCTGCAGTACGCCCCGCCGATTCGCTGA
- a CDS encoding acyl-CoA dehydrogenase family protein: MGYMTDERRMIQETARAFVMKEVLPVANKLDPEKGDIPPELIQKLADMGYFGIVIPEEYGGMGLGVFEYCLIAEELARGWMSVASIIARGNGLSAGRGMTEAQRAVFLPRAARGEFLGAAAMSEPNVGSDLGSISCRARRDGDDWVVTGNKYWCTFADGADYIMLVARTSDAPDPKRKHVGLSSFLIEKPRGTLPPGVKGSPIPKIGYFGWKTWELAFDECRLPGSALIGEEGRAFYYISAGLERARAHTAARAIGLARGALEDATAYAQERRQFGQAIGEFQNTRFRLARMATEIEASRQLMYFVCDEIDQKRRCDKEAAMVKFHASEMAERVTSEALQVFGGAGYTTLHAVERYWRDARLTKIFEGTSEIQQRIISDHLLGKQKA; encoded by the coding sequence ATGGGTTACATGACCGACGAGCGCCGCATGATCCAGGAGACGGCGCGCGCCTTCGTCATGAAGGAAGTGCTGCCGGTCGCGAACAAGCTCGATCCGGAGAAGGGCGACATCCCGCCGGAGCTCATCCAGAAGCTGGCCGACATGGGCTATTTCGGCATCGTCATCCCCGAAGAATATGGCGGCATGGGCCTCGGCGTCTTCGAATACTGCCTGATCGCCGAGGAACTGGCGCGCGGCTGGATGAGCGTGGCCTCCATCATCGCCCGTGGCAATGGGCTGAGCGCCGGCCGCGGCATGACCGAGGCCCAGCGCGCCGTCTTCCTCCCCCGCGCGGCTCGCGGTGAGTTTCTCGGCGCCGCCGCCATGTCCGAGCCCAATGTCGGCTCCGATCTCGGCAGCATCTCCTGCCGGGCCCGACGGGACGGCGACGACTGGGTCGTCACCGGCAACAAGTACTGGTGCACCTTCGCCGACGGCGCCGACTACATCATGCTGGTGGCCCGCACCTCCGACGCGCCCGATCCCAAGCGCAAGCATGTCGGCCTCTCGTCCTTCCTGATCGAGAAGCCGAGGGGCACCCTGCCGCCGGGCGTGAAGGGCTCGCCCATTCCCAAGATCGGCTATTTCGGATGGAAGACCTGGGAGCTGGCCTTCGACGAATGCCGCCTGCCCGGCTCGGCGCTGATCGGCGAGGAAGGCCGCGCCTTCTATTACATCTCGGCCGGCCTGGAGCGCGCCCGCGCCCATACCGCCGCCCGCGCCATCGGCCTCGCGCGCGGCGCGCTGGAAGATGCCACCGCCTATGCGCAGGAGCGCCGCCAGTTCGGCCAGGCGATCGGCGAATTCCAGAACACGCGCTTCCGCCTCGCGCGCATGGCGACCGAGATCGAGGCGTCGCGCCAGCTCATGTACTTCGTCTGCGACGAGATCGACCAGAAGCGGCGCTGCGACAAGGAAGCGGCGATGGTGAAGTTCCACGCCTCCGAGATGGCCGAGCGCGTCACCTCCGAGGCGCTGCAGGTCTTCGGCGGCGCAGGCTACACGACTCTGCACGCCGTCGAGCGCTACTGGCGCGATGCGCGCCTCACCAAGATCTTCGAGGGTACCTCGGAGATCCAGCAGCGCATCATCTCCGACCACCTGCTCGGCAAGCAGAAGGCGTGA
- a CDS encoding Bug family tripartite tricarboxylate transporter substrate binding protein: MRRFLLGATALFLCAASAVFPAAAQDWPTRPITIVMGFPPGSGTDVVARVLQPLLDKALGQRIVIDYKAGAGGNVASEFVANARPDGYTFLLGTAGTHGINAALYSKLPFDPEKDFTPISTLVDVSNVLAINPKAIDAKDVKDFIAKVKAAPGKYNYASTGNGAGTHLAFAEFNAKAGLDMVHVPYKGSPDAIQSVLNGDTCCIFAQVQIAMPQAAAGKMRLLGVSTKQRVPAIPDVPTIDEAGLPGFDSYTWFGLFAPKGLDPAIALKMNLAIKTALADAGVQKKLVELGNTPRYETIEQFQATVKRDRAKWADVVKTVGAKIE; encoded by the coding sequence GTGCGCAGATTTCTGCTTGGCGCCACGGCGCTTTTTCTCTGTGCGGCATCCGCCGTTTTTCCCGCAGCAGCTCAGGACTGGCCGACACGGCCCATCACCATCGTCATGGGGTTCCCGCCGGGCTCCGGCACCGACGTGGTCGCGCGAGTCCTGCAACCGCTGCTCGACAAGGCGCTCGGCCAGCGCATCGTGATCGACTACAAGGCCGGCGCCGGCGGGAACGTAGCGTCCGAATTCGTCGCGAACGCCAGGCCCGATGGCTACACCTTCCTGCTGGGCACGGCCGGAACGCATGGCATCAATGCCGCGCTCTACAGCAAGCTCCCGTTCGATCCCGAGAAGGACTTCACGCCGATCTCGACGCTGGTCGACGTTTCTAACGTGCTGGCGATCAATCCCAAGGCGATCGACGCCAAGGACGTGAAGGACTTCATCGCCAAGGTAAAGGCGGCACCCGGCAAGTACAATTACGCCTCGACCGGCAACGGCGCCGGCACGCATCTGGCCTTCGCCGAGTTCAATGCCAAGGCCGGACTCGACATGGTGCACGTGCCCTACAAGGGTTCGCCCGACGCCATCCAGTCGGTGCTGAACGGCGACACCTGCTGCATCTTCGCCCAGGTCCAGATCGCCATGCCGCAGGCGGCGGCCGGCAAGATGAGATTGCTGGGCGTCTCGACCAAGCAGCGCGTGCCGGCCATTCCCGACGTGCCGACGATCGACGAGGCGGGCCTGCCGGGCTTCGACAGCTATACCTGGTTTGGCCTTTTCGCGCCGAAGGGCCTCGATCCGGCGATTGCACTCAAGATGAACCTCGCCATCAAGACGGCGCTGGCCGATGCCGGCGTCCAGAAGAAGCTGGTCGAGCTCGGAAACACGCCGCGCTATGAAACGATCGAGCAGTTCCAGGCGACCGTGAAGCGCGACCGCGCGAAGTGGGCCGACGTCGTGAAGACGGTCGGCGCCAAGATCGAGTGA
- a CDS encoding DUF3237 domain-containing protein, producing MDVDTFIQTAPSLRFAFSIKAKVGPIQDLGQTARGHRRIIDILGGEVRGPRLEGEILPGGADWQIVRPDGTIEVVARYTIRSAAGAMIFVQNDGLRVASPEVLERMTRGEAMPPGSYHFRTAPRFETSEPTLKWLERATFVGVATRAPDRVAIGFHEVL from the coding sequence ATGGACGTCGACACCTTCATCCAGACCGCACCGTCCCTGCGCTTCGCCTTTTCCATCAAGGCCAAGGTGGGGCCGATCCAGGATCTCGGCCAGACGGCGCGCGGTCATCGCCGCATCATCGACATCCTGGGCGGCGAGGTGCGCGGTCCCCGGCTGGAGGGCGAGATCCTGCCAGGCGGCGCAGACTGGCAGATCGTGCGGCCCGACGGCACGATCGAGGTCGTCGCGCGCTACACGATCCGCAGCGCCGCCGGCGCCATGATTTTCGTCCAGAACGACGGCCTGCGTGTCGCGAGCCCCGAGGTGCTGGAGCGCATGACCCGAGGCGAGGCGATGCCCCCGGGCAGCTACCACTTCCGCACCGCGCCGCGCTTCGAGACGTCGGAGCCCACGCTCAAATGGCTGGAACGCGCGACCTTCGTCGGTGTCGCCACCCGAGCGCCCGACCGCGTCGCCATCGGCTTCCACGAAGTGCTTTAG
- a CDS encoding GMC family oxidoreductase, whose translation MQADYVVVGAGSAGCTVAARLSETGASVILLEAGPSDWHPMIHIPAGIRSLIRNPLVNWNFTTEPEKGSGDRRIEWPRGRTLGGSSSINGMLYVRGAPADFDNWAQMGCRGWSYDDVLPFFMKSEQYVQGGDKEVRGQDGPLKVEDYRTILPLTHRFVEGAQQAGFPFNPDLNGKTRHGVGYSQMTRRGRWRGSTAQTYLREARGRPNLRVETNAQGGKLMFEGKRCVGVTFQRGGTLTEVRANREVIVSGGAVNSPHILQISGIGPAEHLQSLGIPVVHDLAGVGANLIDHYVVRVVHRVKGAETVNEVSRFPRVLPEVLRFAFTGRGALTFGVTTAQVFCDSREGLASPDLQLLFTPGSSHPLKFGQLDEKPGMSCVVCVVKPDSRGTIMAASADPFARPHIKPNYLTTHTDELALLGGFRHARRIFEAPALTQHSTGEIQPGPDVKTDADLLAYARRAGNTLYHPVGTCRMGEDPRAVVDSRLRVRGLQGLRVIDASVMPTLTTGNTNAPTIMIGEKGAAMIREDAAA comes from the coding sequence ATGCAGGCGGATTATGTCGTCGTCGGCGCGGGATCGGCCGGCTGCACGGTTGCGGCGCGCCTCAGCGAGACCGGCGCCTCGGTGATCCTGCTGGAGGCCGGCCCCAGCGACTGGCACCCGATGATCCATATCCCGGCCGGCATCCGCTCGTTGATCCGCAATCCGCTGGTGAACTGGAACTTCACGACCGAACCGGAGAAGGGCTCGGGCGATCGCCGCATCGAATGGCCGCGCGGCCGGACGCTGGGCGGCTCCAGTTCGATCAACGGCATGCTCTACGTGCGCGGCGCGCCCGCCGACTTCGACAACTGGGCGCAGATGGGCTGTCGCGGCTGGAGCTACGACGACGTGCTGCCTTTCTTCATGAAGTCCGAGCAGTACGTGCAGGGCGGTGACAAGGAGGTGCGCGGCCAGGACGGCCCCCTCAAGGTCGAGGACTATCGCACCATCCTGCCGCTCACCCATCGCTTCGTCGAAGGCGCGCAGCAGGCGGGCTTCCCGTTCAATCCCGACCTCAACGGCAAGACACGCCACGGCGTCGGCTATTCGCAGATGACCCGGCGTGGCCGCTGGCGCGGCTCGACGGCGCAGACCTATCTTCGCGAGGCGCGCGGCCGTCCCAATCTGCGGGTCGAGACCAATGCCCAGGGCGGCAAGCTGATGTTCGAGGGCAAGCGCTGCGTCGGCGTCACCTTCCAGCGCGGCGGCACCCTCACCGAGGTACGCGCCAACCGCGAGGTCATCGTCTCGGGCGGCGCCGTCAACTCGCCGCACATCCTGCAGATCTCCGGCATCGGGCCGGCTGAGCACCTGCAGTCGCTCGGCATCCCGGTCGTCCACGACCTGGCCGGGGTGGGCGCCAATCTGATCGACCACTATGTCGTGCGCGTCGTGCATCGCGTGAAGGGCGCGGAGACGGTCAACGAGGTTTCGCGCTTCCCGCGCGTGCTGCCGGAAGTCCTGCGTTTCGCCTTCACCGGCCGCGGCGCGCTCACCTTTGGCGTGACCACGGCACAGGTCTTCTGCGACAGCCGCGAGGGGCTGGCCTCGCCCGACCTGCAGCTCCTGTTCACGCCCGGTAGCTCGCATCCGTTGAAGTTCGGACAGCTCGACGAAAAGCCCGGCATGAGCTGCGTGGTCTGCGTCGTGAAACCCGACAGCCGCGGTACCATCATGGCGGCCTCGGCCGATCCCTTCGCCCGGCCGCACATCAAGCCGAACTACCTCACCACCCACACCGACGAACTGGCCCTGCTGGGCGGCTTCCGTCATGCGCGCCGCATCTTCGAGGCCCCCGCCCTGACCCAGCACAGCACAGGCGAGATCCAGCCCGGCCCAGATGTGAAGACCGATGCCGACCTGCTGGCCTACGCCCGGCGCGCCGGCAACACGCTCTACCATCCGGTCGGCACCTGCAGGATGGGCGAGGATCCGCGCGCCGTCGTCGATTCGCGCCTGCGCGTTCGCGGCCTTCAAGGCCTTCGTGTCATCGACGCCTCGGTGATGCCGACGCTGACGACCGGCAACACCAACGCCCCCACCATCATGATCGGCGAGAAGGGCGCGGCGATGATCCGCGAAGACGCCGCCGCCTGA